From a single Paenibacillus sp. FSL W8-0426 genomic region:
- a CDS encoding NPP1 family protein — MKKITLLLLAAMMAAFTVIPSASAAVIGHDQVVGFAEVTPITVTQQAAKRFQPYLKVYHGCVPFPAVDAAGNTSGGLQTSGASNGQCSQSTGQVYSRSAWYNGVWAIMYAWYFPKDSPSPGLGHRHDWEGIVVWVDNPAVPEPKVLSIAYSGHGQFTNVAPSSTSMSGSSPLITYNSTWPINHELGVDGTIGGKQPLIGWDDLTPAARDALNTTDFGSANVPMNDSNFVNNLAKAWFK, encoded by the coding sequence ATGAAAAAAATAACGCTGCTGCTTCTTGCGGCCATGATGGCCGCCTTCACCGTAATCCCTTCCGCATCCGCAGCCGTGATCGGCCACGACCAGGTCGTCGGCTTTGCGGAAGTGACGCCGATAACCGTCACGCAGCAGGCAGCCAAGCGCTTTCAGCCCTATCTGAAGGTGTATCATGGCTGCGTGCCCTTCCCTGCAGTCGATGCAGCAGGCAACACCAGCGGCGGATTGCAAACCAGCGGCGCATCCAATGGGCAGTGCAGCCAAAGCACCGGGCAAGTATACTCCCGCTCGGCTTGGTACAACGGCGTCTGGGCCATCATGTATGCCTGGTACTTCCCCAAAGATTCGCCTTCTCCCGGCCTTGGCCATCGGCATGATTGGGAAGGCATCGTCGTCTGGGTAGACAATCCCGCCGTTCCCGAACCGAAGGTCCTGTCCATCGCATATTCGGGCCACGGCCAATTCACCAACGTTGCACCAAGCAGCACCAGCATGAGCGGCAGCAGCCCCCTGATCACGTATAACAGCACTTGGCCGATCAACCACGAGTTGGGCGTGGACGGTACCATTGGCGGAAAGCAGCCGCTAATCGGCTGGGACGACCTGACCCCCGCAGCGAGAGATGCACTGAACACTACCGACTTCGGCAGCGCCAACGTGCCCATGAATGACAGCAATTTCGTGAACAACCTGGCCAAAGCCTGGTTCAAGTGA
- a CDS encoding diacylglycerol kinase, which yields MKRARLIYNPTSGREEMKKRLADILQRLDEGGIEASCHATTGEGDATREAALAVERGYDMIIAAGGDGTLYEVINGMAERENRPPLGVFPLGTTNDFARALGIPRQWEDYVDLVVNQQTRPLDLGKANDRYFINIAGGGSLTELTYEVPSRLKTMIGQLAYYMKGIEKMASLSPQELYIRAEGQEDLHDEFMLFLITNTNSVGGFEKLAPGATIDDGLLDVIAIRKCNLADMIRLVTLALRGEHLHDKKVVHFQTDYMEVTSPGYVQLNLDGELGGTLPATFSNLRHHLMLYR from the coding sequence ATGAAAAGAGCTCGATTAATATACAATCCGACCTCCGGCCGGGAGGAAATGAAGAAACGTCTGGCAGACATTTTGCAGCGTCTGGATGAAGGCGGCATCGAAGCCTCGTGCCATGCGACGACAGGCGAAGGGGATGCGACCCGGGAAGCGGCGCTCGCCGTCGAGCGCGGGTATGACATGATTATTGCCGCAGGTGGGGACGGAACGCTGTACGAGGTCATCAACGGCATGGCCGAACGCGAGAACCGGCCGCCGCTCGGGGTGTTTCCGCTCGGGACGACGAACGATTTTGCGCGTGCGCTGGGCATTCCGAGGCAGTGGGAAGACTATGTCGATCTGGTGGTCAACCAGCAGACGCGTCCGCTCGATTTGGGCAAGGCCAACGACAGGTATTTTATCAATATCGCCGGCGGCGGATCGTTGACGGAACTGACCTACGAGGTACCTAGCCGCTTGAAAACGATGATCGGGCAGCTGGCCTACTACATGAAGGGCATCGAGAAAATGGCGAGCCTGTCGCCCCAGGAGCTCTACATCCGCGCTGAAGGGCAGGAGGATCTGCATGACGAGTTCATGCTGTTCCTCATTACCAACACGAACTCCGTGGGCGGCTTCGAGAAGCTTGCCCCGGGAGCGACGATCGACGACGGGCTGCTGGATGTGATCGCTATTCGCAAATGCAACCTGGCGGACATGATCCGTCTCGTGACGCTGGCGCTGCGCGGGGAACATCTGCACGATAAAAAGGTCGTTCATTTCCAGACGGATTATATGGAAGTGACATCGCCGGGATACGTGCAGCTTAACCTGGACGGTGAGCTTGGCGGCACGCTGCCTGCGACCTTCTCGAACCTGCGCCATCATCTGATGCTGTATCGGTAA